The Chloroflexota bacterium genome contains a region encoding:
- a CDS encoding phosphotransferase, producing MLTPHARSAARAAIASASACGLRADDVVVLQDSDKLTLRLLPCDTVARVARVGEQVAAFEVELVQQLAATGSPVVALDPRVEPRVYVRDGFAVTFWTYHEPVSALEIAPAEYADALRRLHAGMRQVDMATPHVTDRVAQARSLVADRSRTPGLSDADRAFLGDTLRTMSRQIQDRGAPEQLLHGEPHPGNVLSTKDGLLFIDFETCCRGPVEFDIAHAPEEVGRQYPNTDRALLRQCRALVLAMVTTWRWNRDDRLPNGRRLAREWLSKLRAMMDGDAR from the coding sequence GTGCTGACGCCACACGCTCGGAGCGCAGCTCGGGCGGCTATCGCGAGTGCGTCAGCGTGTGGCTTGCGGGCCGACGACGTGGTCGTATTGCAGGACTCGGACAAGCTCACCCTGCGCCTGTTGCCCTGTGACACCGTTGCGCGGGTTGCCCGGGTTGGCGAGCAGGTGGCCGCGTTCGAAGTCGAGCTTGTGCAGCAGCTTGCAGCAACGGGAAGCCCCGTCGTCGCCCTTGACCCACGGGTGGAGCCACGGGTCTACGTGCGTGACGGCTTCGCAGTCACGTTCTGGACCTACCACGAACCTGTGTCCGCCCTGGAAATCGCGCCTGCCGAGTACGCAGACGCCCTCAGGCGGCTGCACGCTGGGATGCGGCAGGTCGACATGGCGACGCCGCACGTCACGGACCGAGTCGCGCAGGCACGGTCGCTCGTCGCGGACCGCAGCCGGACGCCTGGCCTCTCCGATGCCGACCGCGCATTCCTCGGCGACACGCTGCGAACCATGAGCCGCCAGATCCAGGACCGTGGTGCTCCCGAGCAGCTCCTGCACGGCGAGCCGCATCCCGGCAACGTGCTCAGCACGAAGGATGGGCTCCTGTTCATCGACTTCGAGACGTGTTGCCGAGGGCCGGTCGAGTTCGACATCGCGCATGCGCCCGAAGAGGTGGGCAGGCAGTACCCGAATACTGACCGAGCGCTCCTGCGCCAATGCCGGGCGCTCGTGCTGGCGATGGTTACCACGTGGCGGTGGAATCGAGACGACCGGCTGCCGAACGGGCGACGCCTCGCTCGGGAGTGGCTCAGCAAGCTGCGCGCGATGATGGACGGCGACGCTCGCTGA
- a CDS encoding response regulator transcription factor: MIRVLLADDHQLLRQGVRRLLEAELDIQVVGEASDGLEVQRMAQELQPDVILMDVSMGLVDGISATRQLLRQSPWFKIVMLTMHSQDGHLFQALQAGAVGYILKTSGADQVVGAVRAAAAGGSVIAPSLAGKVLSEFRRMATKLEVEDGLGQLTETEMQILQLVASGRSNKEIATKMVLAESTVKNRLSVLFQKINVADRTQAAIYAITHGLAPLEMAASAGSQN, translated from the coding sequence ATGATCAGGGTGCTTCTCGCAGACGATCACCAGCTGCTGCGGCAGGGTGTCCGCCGATTGCTCGAGGCCGAGCTGGACATTCAGGTTGTCGGCGAGGCCAGTGACGGTCTGGAAGTCCAGCGCATGGCGCAGGAGCTTCAGCCGGATGTCATCCTGATGGACGTGAGCATGGGCCTTGTGGACGGCATCTCCGCCACGCGCCAGCTGCTGCGCCAGTCCCCGTGGTTCAAAATCGTCATGCTGACCATGCACAGCCAGGACGGCCACCTTTTCCAGGCGCTCCAGGCTGGCGCGGTCGGGTACATCCTCAAGACCTCCGGCGCGGACCAGGTTGTCGGTGCGGTGCGCGCGGCGGCGGCCGGCGGCTCCGTCATCGCGCCATCGCTGGCTGGCAAGGTGCTCTCCGAGTTCCGCCGCATGGCGACCAAGCTCGAAGTCGAGGACGGCCTGGGCCAGCTCACCGAGACCGAGATGCAGATCCTGCAGCTGGTCGCCTCGGGCCGCTCCAACAAGGAGATCGCCACCAAAATGGTGCTGGCCGAGAGCACCGTCAAGAATCGGCTCTCCGTCCTCTTCCAGAAGATCAACGTGGCGGACCGCACCCAGGCGGCGATCTACGCCATCACCCACGGGCTCGCTCCGCTGGAGATGGCCGCCTCGGCTGGCTCCCAGAACTAG
- a CDS encoding class I SAM-dependent methyltransferase gives MRERELNVGPFLADQLFNAPRHLLFVLSRYKFAARLLPPLETVDVLELGCGEGFGALMLAERGHRVLGVDADRAAIEIAQKSFGAPNRRFEVADFLGRRFGTFRAVVSLDVIEHIPVELEDAYFRTITSNLGPDGMCIVGTPNETASAYASPQSQAGHVNLYTAERLVAATSRYFQNVFVFGMNDEVVHTGFYPMSHYLFVLGTGKRTMPLEPFSPRD, from the coding sequence ATGCGCGAGCGTGAGCTGAACGTCGGACCGTTCCTCGCGGATCAGTTGTTCAATGCGCCTCGGCACCTGCTGTTCGTGCTGTCCCGCTACAAGTTCGCCGCCCGGCTGCTGCCGCCGCTGGAGACGGTGGACGTGCTGGAGCTTGGCTGTGGCGAGGGCTTCGGCGCGCTGATGCTGGCCGAGCGCGGCCACCGCGTCCTGGGCGTGGACGCCGACCGCGCGGCCATCGAGATCGCGCAGAAGAGCTTCGGCGCGCCGAACCGCCGCTTCGAGGTGGCCGACTTCCTGGGCCGGCGCTTCGGGACGTTCCGGGCGGTGGTCAGCCTCGACGTGATCGAGCACATCCCGGTCGAGCTGGAAGATGCCTACTTCCGTACCATCACCTCGAATCTCGGGCCAGACGGGATGTGCATCGTCGGGACGCCGAACGAGACGGCCTCGGCGTACGCCTCGCCGCAGAGCCAGGCCGGCCACGTCAACCTGTACACCGCCGAGCGGCTGGTGGCTGCCACCAGCCGCTACTTCCAGAACGTCTTCGTGTTCGGCATGAACGACGAGGTGGTGCACACCGGCTTCTACCCGATGAGCCACTACCTGTTCGTGCTGGGGACCGGCAAGCGCACGATGCCGCTGGAGCCGTTCAGCCCGCGCGACTGA
- a CDS encoding thiamine pyrophosphate-dependent dehydrogenase E1 component subunit alpha codes for MQRIRRFEERAEELYLGGELPGFIHLSIGQEACAAGACAALGTDDYITSTHRGHGHCVAKGAPLDRMMAELYAKVTGSCKGKGGSMHIADFSVGMLGANGVVGGGANLAVGATIAARLRGSDQIALCFFGDGASNRGPVHEAMNLAAVWNLPVIFFCENNQWASTTSVKSVMKIEDVADRAAGYGMPGVVVDGNDVLAVYTAVSAWVERVRNGGGPVLIEAKTYRMRGHFVGDPQVYRDAAEVQAQRANDPIQRLEWRLLAEGRLDEAGLARLKDEVEAELAAAVQFGRESPLPEPEAALEDLYATPLPGGVRP; via the coding sequence ATGCAGCGGATTCGGCGCTTCGAGGAGCGGGCCGAGGAGCTGTATCTCGGCGGTGAGCTGCCGGGCTTCATCCACCTGTCCATCGGGCAGGAGGCCTGCGCGGCCGGCGCCTGCGCCGCCCTCGGCACCGACGACTACATCACCAGCACCCATCGTGGGCACGGCCACTGCGTCGCCAAGGGCGCGCCGCTCGACCGCATGATGGCCGAGCTGTACGCCAAGGTCACCGGCTCCTGTAAGGGGAAGGGCGGCAGCATGCACATCGCCGATTTCTCGGTGGGGATGCTCGGGGCGAACGGCGTGGTCGGCGGCGGCGCGAACCTGGCTGTCGGCGCGACCATCGCGGCGCGGCTGCGTGGATCGGATCAGATCGCCCTCTGCTTCTTCGGGGATGGCGCATCGAATCGCGGCCCCGTCCACGAGGCGATGAACCTCGCCGCCGTCTGGAACTTGCCCGTGATCTTCTTCTGCGAGAACAACCAGTGGGCCTCGACTACCTCCGTGAAGTCGGTGATGAAGATCGAGGACGTTGCAGATCGGGCGGCCGGCTACGGGATGCCCGGTGTGGTGGTGGACGGCAACGACGTGCTGGCCGTCTACACCGCTGTCAGCGCCTGGGTCGAGCGAGTCCGAAACGGCGGCGGCCCGGTCCTGATCGAGGCCAAGACGTACCGGATGCGCGGGCACTTCGTGGGCGATCCGCAAGTGTACCGCGACGCTGCCGAGGTCCAGGCCCAGCGCGCCAACGACCCGATCCAGCGGCTGGAGTGGCGGCTGCTGGCCGAGGGGCGGCTCGACGAGGCCGGGCTGGCCCGCCTCAAGGACGAGGTCGAGGCCGAGCTGGCGGCAGCGGTGCAGTTCGGGCGGGAGAGCCCCCTCCCGGAGCCCGAGGCTGCGCTCGAAGACCTCTACGCGACGCCGCTGCCTGGCGGCGTCCGACCATGA